A genomic stretch from Natronomonas gomsonensis includes:
- a CDS encoding succinate dehydrogenase/fumarate reductase iron-sulfur subunit, with product MSTQVTEQETETEPQEKEESTHQERRLTEKHDRADMRERAEANLKDAEETVKLKVFRYDPEVEGKKDPRFDTFRVPFKKGMTVLDALIFARDHFDSSLTFRHSCRQAICGSDALFVNGRQRLGCKTQMSELEWPVRIEPLPHAEVVKDLVVDMEHFYDQMESVEPYFQTDELPSGEEQKQTRENREKVKMSTRCIWCSACMSSCNIAAGDNEYLGPAAINKAYRFAMDKREGEAMKEHRLNIIEQEHGVWRCQTQFSCTEVCPKDIPLTEHIQELKREAVKSNLKFW from the coding sequence ATGAGCACGCAAGTAACCGAACAAGAAACCGAGACCGAACCGCAGGAAAAAGAGGAATCCACTCACCAGGAGCGGCGACTCACCGAGAAACACGACCGCGCCGACATGCGCGAGCGTGCCGAGGCGAACCTGAAGGACGCCGAGGAGACGGTGAAGCTGAAGGTGTTCCGGTACGACCCCGAAGTCGAGGGCAAGAAGGACCCGCGATTCGACACGTTCCGCGTGCCGTTCAAGAAGGGGATGACGGTGCTGGACGCGCTCATCTTCGCACGGGACCACTTCGACTCCAGTCTTACGTTCCGTCACTCCTGTCGGCAGGCCATCTGTGGCTCCGACGCGCTGTTCGTCAACGGACGACAGCGCCTCGGCTGTAAGACCCAGATGTCCGAGTTGGAGTGGCCCGTCCGCATCGAACCGCTCCCACACGCCGAGGTCGTCAAGGACCTCGTCGTCGACATGGAGCACTTCTACGACCAGATGGAGTCCGTCGAGCCGTACTTCCAGACCGACGAACTGCCGTCTGGCGAAGAACAGAAACAGACCCGCGAGAACCGCGAGAAGGTGAAGATGTCCACGCGCTGTATCTGGTGTAGCGCGTGTATGTCCTCCTGTAACATCGCCGCCGGGGACAACGAGTACCTCGGTCCCGCGGCCATCAACAAGGCATACCGCTTTGCGATGGACAAACGCGAGGGCGAGGCGATGAAGGAACACCGACTCAACATCATCGAGCAGGAACACGGTGTCTGGCGGTGTCAGACGCAGTTCTCCTGTACCGAGGTGTGTCCGAAGGACATCCCGCTGACCGAACACATCCAGGAACTGAAACGGGAAGCCGTCAAGAGCAACCTGAAGTTCTGGTAA
- a CDS encoding succinate dehydrogenase produces the protein MADYYSSFEPKGTRWLLQRLTAAFLVVVLAYHFMLLHFVNHAAEVTIAGTTARMSQVGYFITMVSFLAAGAFHGVNGVYNALVNQGLEGTPKTAVKWLLAVAGVMLVVQGIRVAIAMTNLI, from the coding sequence ATGGCTGACTACTACTCCTCGTTCGAACCGAAGGGAACGCGGTGGCTGCTCCAGCGGCTTACCGCGGCGTTCCTCGTCGTCGTACTGGCGTATCACTTCATGCTGCTGCACTTCGTCAACCACGCAGCGGAAGTGACCATCGCCGGAACGACGGCCCGGATGAGTCAGGTCGGCTACTTCATCACGATGGTGTCGTTCCTCGCCGCCGGGGCGTTCCACGGCGTCAACGGCGTGTACAACGCCCTCGTCAATCAGGGCCTCGAGGGGACCCCGAAGACGGCCGTCAAGTGGCTGCTCGCCGTCGCAGGTGTCATGCTCGTCGTGCAGGGCATCCGCGTCGCAATCGCCATGACGAACCTCATCTGA
- the sdhC gene encoding succinate dehydrogenase, cytochrome b556 subunit, with translation MSQSYDRGLIEDFGRWQEFSAGMWAWIFHKFTGWVLIGYLFTHIAVLSTATVDGATYTTTLQGLESLLVVRILEVGLLAVAVFHILNGVRLLFVDLGVGLESQDKAFYAALIVSAAITVASIPTFLVGAF, from the coding sequence ATGAGTCAATCGTACGACCGAGGTCTGATAGAGGACTTCGGGCGGTGGCAGGAGTTCTCCGCCGGCATGTGGGCTTGGATTTTCCACAAGTTCACTGGCTGGGTGCTCATCGGCTACCTGTTTACGCACATCGCCGTGTTGAGCACCGCCACGGTGGATGGAGCCACCTACACCACGACGCTCCAGGGGCTGGAGAGTCTGCTGGTGGTCCGAATCCTCGAGGTCGGCCTGCTCGCGGTCGCCGTGTTCCACATCCTCAACGGCGTCCGCCTGCTGTTTGTCGATTTGGGTGTCGGCCTGGAATCGCAGGACAAGGCGTTCTACGCCGCACTGATAGTTTCCGCGGCCATCACGGTCGCGAGCATTCCGACGTTCCTCGTGGGGGCATTCTGA
- a CDS encoding succinylglutamate desuccinylase/aspartoacylase family protein yields the protein MSDPFTYDGGSVAPGETANVRYTVSETYLGDPVRVPVTIVNGEAEGPTLFLSAAAHGDELNGIEIVREVAHEWDHSDLHGTLVCLPVLNVPAFIAQQRYLPIYDRDLNRSFPGDDASTSAKRIAARIFRNFIEPCDFGLDFHTSTRGRTNMLHARADMDNDAVARLANAFASNVIISTQGPEGTLRREAADAGTPTITVELGEAHRFQRPLIDEALEGVLSVMAEFGMRNTETVKWPGWRTVIDGSDEKTWLRADAGGLVEMHHDRGSLVEEGDRVCTITNPFKTDSAVIEAPFTGLLVGVLENPLVYPGNPLCHLVKLDGVTLRAIRGRKLADRA from the coding sequence ATGTCGGACCCGTTCACGTACGACGGTGGGTCGGTCGCGCCCGGTGAGACGGCCAACGTCCGCTACACCGTCAGCGAAACGTACCTCGGCGACCCGGTCCGCGTCCCCGTCACCATCGTCAACGGCGAAGCCGAAGGGCCGACCCTGTTCCTCTCGGCGGCCGCCCACGGCGACGAACTCAACGGCATCGAAATCGTCCGGGAGGTCGCCCACGAGTGGGACCATTCCGACCTCCACGGCACCCTCGTCTGTCTGCCCGTCCTCAACGTCCCGGCGTTTATCGCCCAACAGCGGTATCTCCCGATTTACGACCGCGACCTCAACCGGTCGTTCCCGGGCGACGACGCCTCGACGAGCGCGAAACGCATCGCCGCACGCATCTTCCGGAACTTCATCGAACCCTGCGATTTCGGGTTGGACTTCCACACCTCGACGCGTGGGCGGACGAACATGCTCCATGCCCGCGCGGATATGGACAACGACGCCGTCGCACGCCTCGCAAACGCCTTCGCCTCGAACGTCATCATCTCGACGCAAGGCCCGGAAGGAACGCTCCGTCGGGAGGCCGCTGACGCGGGAACGCCAACCATCACCGTCGAGTTGGGCGAGGCCCACCGATTCCAGCGCCCGCTCATCGACGAGGCGCTGGAGGGTGTTCTGTCGGTGATGGCAGAGTTCGGAATGCGGAACACCGAGACGGTGAAGTGGCCCGGATGGCGGACGGTCATCGACGGCTCCGACGAGAAGACGTGGCTCCGGGCCGACGCTGGCGGACTCGTCGAGATGCACCACGACCGAGGGTCGCTCGTCGAGGAAGGCGACCGAGTCTGTACCATCACGAACCCGTTCAAGACCGACTCAGCGGTCATCGAGGCGCCGTTTACCGGCCTGCTCGTCGGCGTTCTGGAGAACCCGTTGGTGTACCCCGGCAATCCCCTGTGTCACCTGGTCAAACTCGACGGGGTGACCCTTCGGGCGATTCGCGGACGAAAGCTTGCCGACCGAGCCTGA
- a CDS encoding RimK family alpha-L-glutamate ligase — MSSDLTVGVLSLHSSKESKAILNAVEQLGYDTEWLREQNTAVEIENGEVTLEPEVDIVVNRLLLSKEEQPAEALGLATMLDRMRPMLNTPTSTMTAIHKFATGTALAEAGIQVPDALLALSGDTLNDRREKFGDEVVYKTAIGTHGGGTWKLDTDDPVNPMVGSRQAFLQELIEHDEKRHHDLRIYTVGGRVVGAMNRYAPEGEWRTNVALGGAVEDATDDLPEEVVTIAERATDVVGLDYAGVDIVQGEDGYYVLEVNPTAGFKGLFEATGRSPAPHIARLAIERAGGEVDEERVYELSANLDDSRPACMPRKKSPEPAKTVVIGYIEEVVAMGTSGSKTVLAKSDTGATRTSIDARLAADIGTGPIKDIVKIKSGSVKSGRSRPVVDLVVGIGGTQHTVTASIEDRSHMDYPLLLGRDILQHYQVDVMRRADDDEPESLDEDLLEE, encoded by the coding sequence ATGTCTTCTGACCTCACTGTTGGCGTTCTCAGCCTTCACAGTTCGAAGGAGTCGAAAGCGATTCTCAATGCGGTCGAACAGCTCGGATACGACACCGAGTGGCTCCGCGAGCAGAACACCGCCGTCGAAATCGAAAACGGCGAAGTGACGCTGGAGCCGGAGGTGGACATCGTCGTCAATCGGCTCCTGCTGTCGAAGGAAGAACAGCCCGCGGAGGCGCTCGGACTGGCGACGATGCTCGACCGGATGCGGCCGATGTTGAACACGCCGACATCGACGATGACGGCAATCCACAAGTTCGCGACGGGGACGGCGTTGGCCGAAGCCGGTATCCAGGTTCCCGACGCGCTGTTGGCGCTGTCGGGTGACACACTCAACGACCGCCGCGAAAAGTTCGGCGACGAAGTCGTCTACAAAACCGCCATCGGCACCCACGGCGGCGGGACGTGGAAACTCGACACCGACGACCCCGTCAACCCGATGGTGGGGTCCCGGCAGGCATTCCTGCAGGAACTCATCGAACACGACGAGAAACGACACCACGACCTCCGCATCTACACCGTCGGCGGTCGCGTCGTTGGGGCGATGAACCGCTACGCCCCGGAGGGTGAGTGGCGGACGAACGTGGCGTTGGGCGGGGCCGTCGAGGACGCGACCGACGACCTTCCCGAGGAAGTCGTCACCATCGCCGAACGAGCCACGGACGTGGTGGGACTCGACTACGCCGGCGTCGACATCGTACAGGGCGAGGACGGCTACTACGTCCTCGAGGTCAATCCCACTGCCGGGTTCAAGGGACTGTTCGAGGCGACCGGTCGTTCGCCGGCCCCTCACATCGCCCGCCTCGCAATCGAGCGCGCCGGCGGCGAGGTCGACGAAGAGCGGGTGTACGAACTATCGGCGAACCTCGACGACTCCCGACCGGCGTGTATGCCGCGAAAGAAATCCCCCGAACCGGCGAAGACGGTCGTCATCGGCTACATCGAGGAGGTCGTTGCGATGGGAACCAGCGGTTCGAAGACGGTGCTCGCCAAATCCGACACCGGGGCGACGCGAACGAGCATCGACGCGCGTCTGGCCGCCGATATCGGGACCGGACCAATCAAAGACATCGTGAAAATCAAATCGGGCAGCGTCAAGAGCGGCCGCTCGCGTCCGGTCGTCGACCTCGTGGTCGGTATCGGCGGGACTCAACACACCGTCACGGCGAGCATCGAGGACCGCAGTCACATGGATTACCCGCTGTTGCTCGGTCGGGACATCCTCCAGCACTACCAAGTCGACGTGATGCGTCGTGCGGACGACGATGAACCGGAATCGCTCGACGAGGACCTCCTAGAGGAGTAA
- the glmU gene encoding bifunctional sugar-1-phosphate nucleotidylyltransferase/acetyltransferase produces MQTVILAAGEGTRMRPLTETVPKPMLPVADRPLCAHTADAAVQAGAEELVFVVGYEADAVREYFGDEYRGVDVSFAVQEKQRGTADAVRAAREHLDGAFAVLNGDNLYDPASVAALFEVAPAVAAIEVEDPRNYGVLSVDGDRVTDIVEKPEEPRTNLANAGAYAFPEAALSHLDVPQSDRGEYEITDVVARVIDDADVTAVTLSRWLDVGRPWELLEANEWKLGELDRRVEGDVRGDAELRGEVVVEAGATIEPGVVIEGPALVRSGAEVGPNAYIRGATLVGEGCHVGHGVELKNSVVMADSNVPHLSYVGDSLLAPGVNFGAGTQVANLRHDGEDVKQTVKGDRVSTGRRKYGVVAGPNVKTAINTSLAPGVVLSANARTDPGESVTRDR; encoded by the coding sequence ATGCAAACCGTCATTCTCGCTGCGGGCGAGGGGACCAGAATGCGTCCGCTGACCGAGACGGTACCGAAACCGATGTTACCGGTGGCTGACCGGCCGCTGTGTGCCCACACCGCCGACGCGGCGGTTCAGGCGGGTGCCGAAGAACTGGTTTTCGTCGTTGGCTACGAAGCCGACGCCGTCCGGGAGTACTTCGGCGACGAATACCGCGGCGTCGACGTTTCCTTCGCCGTCCAAGAGAAACAGCGCGGAACCGCCGACGCAGTCCGGGCGGCGCGGGAACACCTCGACGGCGCCTTTGCGGTGCTGAACGGCGACAATCTCTACGACCCCGCGAGCGTGGCGGCGCTGTTCGAGGTCGCCCCCGCCGTCGCCGCCATCGAGGTCGAGGACCCACGCAACTACGGCGTCCTCTCTGTCGACGGCGACCGAGTGACCGACATCGTGGAAAAGCCCGAAGAGCCGCGGACGAACCTCGCCAACGCCGGCGCCTACGCGTTTCCAGAGGCGGCACTCTCACACCTCGACGTACCTCAGAGCGACCGCGGCGAGTACGAGATAACCGACGTTGTGGCACGAGTCATCGACGACGCCGATGTGACGGCGGTGACGCTGTCGCGGTGGCTCGATGTGGGCCGACCCTGGGAGTTGCTCGAAGCAAACGAGTGGAAACTCGGCGAACTCGACCGACGCGTCGAGGGCGACGTACGCGGCGATGCCGAACTCCGCGGAGAGGTGGTCGTCGAGGCGGGGGCGACGATAGAGCCTGGTGTCGTCATCGAGGGGCCCGCACTCGTCCGGTCGGGGGCCGAGGTGGGGCCGAACGCCTACATACGCGGGGCGACGCTGGTCGGTGAGGGGTGTCACGTCGGCCACGGCGTCGAGTTGAAGAACTCGGTCGTGATGGCCGACTCGAACGTGCCGCATCTCTCCTACGTCGGCGACAGTCTGCTCGCGCCGGGCGTGAACTTCGGCGCCGGAACGCAGGTCGCCAACCTCAGACACGACGGTGAGGACGTGAAACAGACCGTGAAGGGTGACCGCGTCTCGACCGGTCGCCGGAAGTACGGCGTCGTCGCCGGCCCGAACGTGAAGACGGCCATCAACACCAGCCTCGCACCCGGCGTCGTGCTGTCGGCGAACGCCCGAACCGACCCCGGGGAGTCGGTCACTCGGGACCGGTGA
- a CDS encoding SDR family oxidoreductase, with protein sequence MTLEKPDLSGQTAFITGTTRGIGKSIALALAEQGCNIVSTGKTSENDDYGEEKDLEGTIEQTARECREKGVEAHPIQLNVREEEAVEAAAEEAIEEFGEVNIVINNASAIQIANVEDLPANRFDLMTDVNVRGTYLTSRAFLDHLKEVDNAWLLTNAPPVTVDRAPGEAPYAWSKMGMSFLTLSLSTELSGHDVGCNSFWPVTAIDTRATRYFGMGTEDDWRTPEIVSDTVLEILSRDPASYTGNAVYDEDLLREVGVEDFSKYNLTEGDPSPMSAQMFDPSYERPE encoded by the coding sequence ATGACGCTCGAAAAGCCCGACCTCTCGGGACAGACCGCCTTCATCACGGGAACGACCCGCGGAATCGGCAAGTCCATCGCGCTCGCATTGGCCGAACAGGGCTGTAACATCGTCTCGACGGGCAAGACAAGCGAAAACGACGACTACGGCGAGGAGAAGGACCTCGAAGGAACCATCGAACAGACCGCCCGGGAGTGCCGCGAGAAGGGCGTCGAGGCCCACCCCATTCAGTTGAACGTCCGCGAGGAGGAGGCCGTCGAGGCCGCCGCAGAGGAGGCCATCGAGGAGTTCGGCGAGGTCAACATCGTCATCAACAACGCCAGTGCAATCCAAATCGCGAACGTCGAGGACCTGCCGGCGAACCGCTTCGATTTGATGACCGATGTGAACGTCCGCGGGACGTATCTCACCTCGCGTGCCTTCCTCGACCACCTCAAGGAGGTCGACAACGCGTGGCTGTTGACGAACGCGCCGCCGGTCACGGTCGACCGCGCACCGGGAGAAGCACCGTATGCGTGGTCGAAGATGGGAATGTCGTTCCTCACGCTGTCGCTATCGACGGAGCTCAGCGGACACGACGTGGGCTGTAACTCCTTTTGGCCCGTCACCGCCATCGACACTCGGGCGACCCGATACTTCGGGATGGGCACCGAAGACGACTGGCGGACGCCCGAAATCGTCTCCGACACCGTTCTGGAGATACTCAGCCGCGACCCCGCCTCGTATACGGGTAACGCCGTCTACGACGAGGACCTGCTCCGGGAGGTCGGCGTCGAGGACTTCTCGAAGTACAACCTCACCGAGGGTGACCCGTCCCCGATGTCGGCCCAGATGTTCGACCCGAGCTACGAGCGCCCGGAGTGA
- a CDS encoding DUF7576 family protein yields MVDPTSDLGEDVTEDDAPRCEVCDEPIVSEPTHRVITWVEDDRVHTAHFCDDDCREAWSS; encoded by the coding sequence ATGGTCGACCCGACTTCGGACCTCGGTGAGGATGTCACCGAGGACGATGCGCCGAGATGTGAGGTGTGCGACGAGCCAATAGTGAGCGAACCAACCCACCGCGTCATCACGTGGGTCGAGGACGACCGCGTCCACACCGCTCATTTCTGTGACGACGACTGTCGGGAAGCGTGGTCCTCCTGA
- a CDS encoding CBS domain-containing protein, with amino-acid sequence MAEQDTNVEELMTSPVETVSPDAIIAEAARILDEKGIGSLIVGEGRLEGIVTEMDIVAAVGQERDPSTPVSELMSDPVVTARPTETLKIAAERMGHNGVKKLPVVENGKAIGIITTTDLALYLPNYQVKMAKQAETDLVDGEWE; translated from the coding sequence ATGGCCGAGCAAGACACGAACGTCGAGGAGTTAATGACTTCACCCGTCGAGACGGTTTCGCCCGATGCGATTATCGCCGAGGCGGCCCGCATCCTCGACGAGAAGGGAATCGGTTCGCTCATCGTCGGCGAGGGCCGACTCGAAGGCATCGTCACCGAGATGGACATCGTCGCCGCCGTCGGGCAGGAACGGGACCCGTCGACGCCCGTCTCGGAACTCATGTCCGACCCCGTCGTCACCGCCCGCCCAACGGAAACGCTGAAAATCGCCGCCGAACGGATGGGACACAACGGCGTCAAGAAGCTTCCTGTCGTCGAGAACGGCAAGGCCATCGGCATCATCACCACGACCGACCTCGCGCTGTACCTCCCGAACTACCAGGTGAAGATGGCCAAACAGGCCGAAACCGACCTGGTCGACGGCGAGTGGGAGTAG
- a CDS encoding acyl-CoA dehydrogenase family protein, translating to MDFELSEEQRQIREEVRRFADNEIRPVAKEYDREEKAPFDLIEKGAEMGLCGAQIPIEYGGAGYEMLDVALIVEELYAADPGIGGSILGTAFGSEAIIAFGTEDQKERWLPDLASGDAICGSAISEPDTGSDVSSVSTRAEKDGDEWVINGNKMWITNGSIGDFFVVLCKTDPDADGRYNGFSQIIVESDRDGFEADKITGKMGIRASDTAELILDDVRVPEENLVGTRGAGFLQQMQFFDETRTQVAAQGVGIAKGAAERALEYAQEREQFGRPIGDFQAIQHKLADMHTEAEAARQLTYKSAWSVDHKDEQLTTLASMAKEFASRTAVKNANECVQIHGGSGYVDDFDAERFYRDAKITQIYEGTTEIQKNIIARELQE from the coding sequence ATGGACTTCGAACTCTCCGAGGAGCAGCGACAGATTCGCGAGGAGGTCCGCCGCTTTGCCGACAACGAGATTCGACCCGTCGCAAAGGAGTACGATCGCGAGGAGAAGGCGCCGTTCGACCTCATCGAGAAAGGCGCCGAGATGGGACTGTGTGGCGCACAGATTCCCATCGAGTACGGCGGCGCCGGCTACGAGATGCTCGACGTGGCGCTCATCGTCGAAGAGTTGTACGCCGCAGACCCCGGCATCGGTGGCAGCATCCTCGGCACCGCCTTCGGAAGCGAGGCCATCATCGCCTTCGGCACCGAAGACCAGAAAGAGCGGTGGCTGCCGGACCTCGCCTCCGGTGACGCCATCTGTGGGTCGGCCATCTCCGAGCCTGACACGGGGTCTGACGTGTCGTCGGTGTCGACGCGGGCGGAGAAGGACGGCGACGAGTGGGTTATCAACGGCAACAAGATGTGGATTACCAACGGCTCCATCGGCGATTTCTTCGTCGTGCTGTGTAAAACGGACCCGGATGCCGACGGCCGCTACAACGGCTTCTCCCAGATTATCGTCGAATCCGACCGCGACGGCTTCGAAGCCGACAAAATCACGGGCAAGATGGGCATCCGCGCCTCCGACACCGCCGAACTCATCCTTGACGACGTTCGCGTCCCCGAGGAAAACCTCGTCGGGACCCGCGGCGCTGGCTTCCTCCAGCAGATGCAGTTCTTCGACGAGACGCGGACGCAGGTGGCCGCACAGGGCGTCGGCATCGCAAAGGGCGCCGCCGAACGAGCACTCGAATACGCCCAAGAGCGCGAACAGTTCGGCCGTCCCATCGGTGACTTCCAGGCCATCCAGCACAAACTCGCCGACATGCACACCGAGGCCGAAGCCGCACGACAGTTGACCTACAAGTCCGCGTGGTCCGTCGACCACAAGGACGAACAACTCACCACGCTGGCGTCGATGGCCAAGGAGTTCGCCTCCCGCACCGCCGTCAAGAACGCAAACGAGTGCGTCCAGATTCACGGTGGGTCGGGGTACGTCGACGACTTCGACGCCGAACGGTTCTACCGCGACGCCAAAATCACCCAAATCTACGAGGGAACCACCGAAATCCAAAAGAACATCATCGCCCGCGAACTGCAGGAGTAA